A region from the Triticum urartu cultivar G1812 chromosome 1, Tu2.1, whole genome shotgun sequence genome encodes:
- the LOC125536615 gene encoding calcium-dependent protein kinase 14 has product MAMCCRWFRKSHPAASGSSRPDGGSSGGPSSASPSTAPQHVKPPAPIGPVLGRPMEDVKSIYNVGKELGRGQFGVTSLCTQKATGQKLACKTISKRKLSTKEDVEDVRREVQIMYHLAGQPGVVELKGAYEDKHAVHLVMELCAGGELFDRIIAKGHYTERAAAALVRTIMGIIHTCHTMGVIHRDLKPENFLLLSKEENAPLKATDFGLSVFFKEGEVFRDIVGSAYYIAPEVLKRNYGPQADIWSVGVMLYILLCGVPPFWAQSEHGIFNSILRGQVDFNSDPWPRISGGAKDLVRKMLTSDPRRRISAHDVLNHPWIKEDGEAPDTLIDNAVLGRLKQFTAMNQFKKAALRVIAGCLSEEEIRGLKEMFKSMDSDNSGTITVDELRKGLAKKGTKLSEAEVQQLMEAADADGNGMIDYDEFITATMHMNRMDREEHLYTAFQYFDKDNSGYITIEELEQALKEKGLMDGRDIKDIISEVDADHDGRINYTEFVAMMRKGAPEAANPKKRRDVML; this is encoded by the exons ATGGCCATGTGCTGCCGGTGGTTCCGGAAGTCCCATCCCGCGGCCTCTGGCTCGTCCCGCCCCGACGGCGGGAGCTCCGGCGGGCCGTCCTCCGCGTCGCCCTCCACCGCGCCGCAGCACGTCAAGCCCCCCGCCCCGATCGGCCCCGTCCTCGGCCGGCCCATGGAGGACGTCAAGAGCATCTACAACGTCGGCAAGGAGCTCGGGCGCGGGCAGTTCGGCGTCACGTCGCTGTGCACGCAGAAGGCGACGGGCCAGAAGCTGGCGTGCAAGACCATCAGCAAGCGGAAGCTGTCCACCAAGGAGGACGTGGAGGACGTCCGGCGGGAGGTGCAGATCATGTACCACCTGGCGGGCCAGCCCGGGGTGGTGGAGCTCAAGGGCGCCTACGAGGACAAGCACGCGGTGCACCTGGTCATGGAGCTCTGCGCCGGCGGCGAGCTCTTCGACCGGATCATCGCCAAGGGCCACTACACGGAGCGCGCCGCCGCGGCGCTCGTCCGCACCATCATGGGGATCATCCACACCTGCCACACCATGGGCGTCATCCACCGCGACCTCAAGCCCGAGAACTTCCTCCTCCTCAGCAAAGAAGAGAACGCGCCGCTCAAGGCCACCGACTTCGGCCTCTCCGTCTTCTTCAAGGAAGGAGAGGTGTTCAGGGACATCGTCGGCAGCGCCTACTACATCGCGCCGGAGGTGCTGAAGCGGAACTACGGGCCCCAGGCCGACATCTGGAGCGTCGGCGTCATGCTCTACATCCTGCTCTGCGGCGTCCCGCCCTTCTGGGCGCAGTCGGAGCACGGCATCTTCAACTCCATCCTGAGAGGGCAGGTGGACTTCAACAGCGACCCGTGGCCGCGCATCTCCGGCGGCGCCAAGGACCTGGTCAGGAAGATGCTCACCTCCGACCCCAGGAGGAGGATTTCCGCGCACGACGTCCTCA ACCATCCATGGATAAAAGAGGACGGCGAGGCGCCCGACACGCTGATCGACAACGCCGTCCTGGGCAGGCTCAAGCAGTTCACAGCTATGAACCAGTTCAAGAAGGCGGCGCTAAGG GTGATCGCGGGGTGCTTGTCGGAGGAGGAGATCAGGGGGCTGAAGGAGATGTTCAAGAGCATGGACTCGGACAACAGCGGCACCATCACCGTGGACGAGCTGCGGAAGGGGCTGGCCAAGAAGGGCACCAAGCTCAGCGAAGCGGAGGTCCAGCAGCTGATGGAGGCC GCGGACGCGGACGGGAACGGCATGATCGACTACGACGAGTTCATCACGGCGACGATGCACATGAACAGGATGGACCGGGAGGAGCACCTCTACACCGCCTTCCAGTACTTCGACAAGGACAACAGCGGGTACATCACGATCGAGGAGCTGGAGCAGGCCCTCAAGGAGAAAGGCCTGATGGACGGCCGGGACATCAAGGACATCATATCGGAGGTCGACGCCGACCAC GACGGGCGGATCAACTACACGGAGTTCGTGGCGATGATGAGGAAGGGGGCCCCGGAGGCGGCCAACCCCAAGAAGCGCCGCGACGTCATGCTGTAG